The Hordeum vulgare subsp. vulgare chromosome 4H, MorexV3_pseudomolecules_assembly, whole genome shotgun sequence genomic interval CAGCTTTGATGCCTAGATATTTTCACAATAGCTTCATGTGGAAAGCTCCTCTATTTAAATTTAAATCTGCCTGTTGGATTTCTGTTTCAAAAGGTCCACTGCGTATGCATCAGTCTTGCCTTGAAAATTTTGCTAAAGGTGACTACAACATTTGGTCTAATCACTGGTGCCCGGACTGGAGAAACATCTATGACCACTTAAAGTCCAATTTGAATTTGACATATCCCAAAGTAGTCAATGGCCTTTGGCATAGTAATTCTAAAGCCTAGGACACTAAGACAATTTCTAGAGATTTGATGATTATTTTAAAGGTCAAATTTTACTAGTCATCATTATCATTCCAGATTTAAATAATGAGATGTGTTCGATTCATACCCCTAATGAGTCATGTACTTAAAATGTGTTTACAAAACTTTCTTGCacgcatcttcttctcctcctcaaggTTTGTGTGGAACCATTACTTATGAGTAAAGATCTATTCTCAACTGGTTTGGGAAAACAATTCTAATGCACCAAGAGTAAAAAAAATTGCATGACGCCTTATACGTCGAGCCATCACTTATGGTGTAAGAGCATCTATAAACTCTTCTCATATTAAAGAAATGTTGCAGGTGTGATCTTATTGGATCTAATTTCTACCTTTTATTTCATCACAACTTTAGCGGAGCTGTTTCGTTCAAGATGGGTGTCAAAACTGACATTGTTTACTATTCTCTTTACCCCCCTTTCAATCATTCAGTTCTTTCTTGAAGTTGCTCACCCTGACTTAAATCTGGAAATTTATTCTTTCTCATTTGGAATATTTGGAAGTCTCGTGAAAAGAAAATATGATCTCCTTTGCAGACCCACTATGTTAGAAAATCAATATTATTGTGATATTTTGAATTTTCATTTTCCCCTTTCTCAAGCACATCCATGGTGCATCGTTTATTTGACTCTCAAGGTAGGAGCCACACTCTGTTATGATGAATAATACACTTTTGAATATACTCATAATCATAATGTAGAAACTCtaatgaatgcctctagcagtgtaccaggatgtgcaatcatCTATAGTAAATATGCTAAACAATGAGTAGCAGTGGTTGTGCCACATCAATAGCATGTCAGCTCTAAATGATTATGCAAAGAAAAATGATAACAACATATCGCATATGTAGTCACGTAATGTAAACGAACAATGTATGTTGCATgctaatatatctcgaaatgtctATGCAAATGAcatggtaggtaggtatgatgaCTGCTTTGGTGAAGATAATCGTTTTATGTGGGGAAGAACATGAGGAAGTTCTCATGTGTGGTTTGGATGTATCATCAAAGTACACACCTAGTCTCAATACCCCAATGCTACTACTCGTATCccacgcaagacttacatcaagtgatgtcataccaatatgctcaatccaacatgacgagatcttaaaggaaaagactcaattcatcacaactaggtggtaagggaaatacatcatatgatccaactatattaacaaatcccatgttcttgagaTCTTGctgtctcaagaacatgagagagagagagagattgaacacatagctattgaTATATACCCTcaacctcgagggtgaactactccctcctcatcatggtctctgctgggatgatgaagatggccactggtgATGGTTTTCCCTCCCCGACAGGGTACTGGAGTCGCTCCAGATTTGTTTTTCGGCGATACACAGAGTTGAAGCGGCGGAGCGGaatttctctctttatttctggggtttctggGATTTATAAGATTTttcggcgttggaatcacgcgcaatggagccacgtgggccccacaagccatcagggcgcggccaaggcccaggccacgccttgttggcttgtgcctccaggGCATCCCTCCTCtgctggttcttcgctccaacgttgctcatatgtttcagaaaaaatcataaaaaagtttcgcgcgatttcgagaactttcattttctgtacacaagaaacaacaccacggtaattctgctgaaaacagtgtcagtccgggttagttctaaataaatcatataaagtgcatcaataccatataaatttattataaacataggaaaatatggcatgaatacttcataaattatcgatgcgTTGGAGATGTATGAGTCACCCCCGAGTACTGATATATCGGACGATAAATCGCTGAATCTGAAGATTTATTGAACCGTGCTTATTACTACGCAATGCCTCcccttaggcccaagtatggtcaagtttcatgtagtcaacattcacatgacACAGCTAAAGGAAGCAAGAACATACATATCAtccaaatatcgaacgaataccaacttcaaatGATTACTCATAGCAAGACTTctgatgtcctcaagaacaaaagtaactactcataaatcatcatcatgttcaagatcagaggtgtaatgaatatgatAAAGGTCTGaccatattatcttccaccaagtaaaccaacaagcatcaactacgagacataatcaacactaccagcaacccacaagtaccaatctgaagttttaagacaaagattgaatacaagagatgaactaggatttgagatgacatggtgctggtgaagatgttgatgaatattggtcctcccacaaaggaggaagcattggtgatgacgatggctttcatTTCCCCATtccagagggaagtttccccggcagaattgCTCTACCGAAGAGCAAAAGGGCtcctgcccaggtttccgcctcgagatggcggctCTTCATACCAAAAGTATCCCTCttatttttctaggtcaaaaccatCCATATAGAATAAGATGGGCACTTTAGGCCATTTGTGGGCCTCCCAAGGCATCGGGGTGTGCCCTAGGGAGTGGGCGCACCCCTGTTGCCTTGGGAGcaacacgtggcccccctccagtgGTTCTTGGATCCAATATTTATTATACATTTCATTAAAAATCTCCgtgaagttttaggtcatttggagtccacaAAAATTCCATCTTTTTCCATGGCCTtcaggtctagaattccagttttCGTCCATTTCTCTCTTTGTATAGTTCtcgcaaattaagagagaaaaggcattagaattgtaTCATGAAGTGGAATAATGGCcaaaaacaatataaatatcaataggaaatcatgatgtaaaatggacgtatcaacccaccactgctagttttcatcacgtgCAAAATCTTGGAACAAATTACTTATGGCAGGTGGTTATTTTCGCTCGCCACTGCTCGACTGATACAAGTGGCAGGTTTGAGTTGCTACCCGCCAATGCTACATTTTGAAAGTAGAAGTGGGGGGTTCCTCTACATGTCCGCCAAAAATTTAAGGCCACTCATAAGCCTTTTCCCCATTAGTgcccccctaaccctagccaccaaTGGAGGGCTTGCCCTCCAAGGGAAGTATCCCCGGCCCCCACATGGGCCACTTAGGCCCATTCGACCAACCCTCTAAAGGCCTGGCCTTTGGGTCTTCCAATGGCACCCTTGAAAATTCCAGGGAGCTCCAGAAAGATCCCGTATACCTCCTATGTCATTTGGGTAAACATTTCTCCTTGAAAattttatgaattctctgttttaTCCGGTTTTCTCCACACAAAAAGGGTTCCTCAGAGATAGTTCCGCTTCTCTCTCCAAAACACTTTCAATAGCTTTGAAACTATTTTGGTGATTTTGTCTCTTGTTCTTGACCCATTTAGTACTCAACAATTTATGTCCCTTAAGCCCGTGACCCTATAGGTTCGGTAGAATATAGACATGACTGGAACTATTTACTATCAATGATCAATAGACGAATTGTGGACATCCATATTGATCCCTATATCCACAAAAATAATATTCGAGCGAACCAGTAGTTATTGTATGTTATTCCTTTTGCTTTGCATTATGTTACAAAACCCGAGGTGTGATTTATTGTCATCCTGGTGCAACAACAACTTGATCACTATGCGAGTTTCTTCATTACCAGTTTTGTTCTATTTTCTCATTCTCGTGTTTCGGCATCCCCGTGATCGAATCATATTGTGTCCGGATAGACAATGATGGGTACCGTCATACCAAGAGGGCCTTGAGGATATTTATCCATCGCCAGAGgagaaaatcccagtcttgagctATCTAGTCACTTCTCATACTTTTCTGATGAACCTGTAAATTGCCGTTATGGTAACCCTATTACAATTGACATTTTGCAAACCCAAAAGTGCATCAACCAGTATGAAGGAACCCAATACCCCCATGGTCTAAGAAATTATGCTAATGACCTTTACTATATTATGAACTATTAACTTGTGACGAAAGAATCACAAAGTATAACATTCAACTGGGTCTGTTCAACACAAGTGTTTTTCTAACATTATGTCCTCGATACTACGATGGTCTAAGAAATTATGCAAAAATTAACTATACTCTATTATTAAATATTAACTTGTGACAAAAGGATCTCAAAGTATAACATTCAGTTGGGTCTGTTCAACACAAATGTTCTTTCTAACATTGTgtctaaagaaaaaaaaactatgtCCTAATTGTGTTTTATTGCTTTTAGGGGGAGTACAAAGTACTAATGATCTATCTCAAGGTCACTATGTGTCTAATTGTGTTTAATCAACTAGCCTAACACCAGAGTTTTAGGATTACAAGGGTCCTAGTCGACTACATCGACGGAGAGGAGTCATCAACAAATAAGGGGTCCTTGTCTTGAACAGCAAGGCTTCTTGGGTTTCCTTGTAGATCGCCATGGGCCGCCTAAAGTGGTCAAGGACGAAACAAACAAAGTGGGTCCTCGGCCTGGCCCACCAGGCCGGGAGTGGACATGATGAGAGGACCCCTAGCACACACACCATTAGTGTGTGTGTTCGCGCGCTTGTTTCTCAGAGAAAAAACATATACCAAGTGGTACGGTGGTTAGAATGTCatagtgtgtgtgcgtgtgtatgCGCACGCATGTACGCGTGCGTGTGCATGTGTATGCGCTTGTTCATCAGAGAAAAAACAGGTACGAAGTGGTGCGGTGGTTATGATGTCATAGTTGTACTTAGAATTGGCATTTGTAGCATGGTAGCACCTACAAAATCAGACAAGAAGGACCTCTTTGGGTTGTTGGAGTTTGAAATCATGGGAATAGGAAAATCCAAAATTTGGATGTCACATCCCATGAAATCCTACTGGATTACTGAATACAAGAGCTTTGCAATAGGTATCTTTGGATGGTGCGCAGGAAAAAGAACACATGAATTTTAGAGGATTGATAATAGAGAGTAGGGAGAGATAGTATAAGTGCATTGGGCCTTTTAGAAGTAAAATAAAATGAGGTTGAGGTTCCTATGAGGTGAGGAGCATATGAATGTATTCTATAAGAAGTTGGTGATCCAATTCTTTGATCCAAGAGGTTTTAATACAAAAATTTCCTATGGATTGGAATCCTATGAAATTCCTTGCAAAGAGGACGTGGGATGGATACATCAATTTTCTCTCAGTATTCCTCTGTGTGGTCAAGTTTTACCATAAACCTATAGCACCACTTATATATGTCATGGACATTTTTTAAAACCAATACATATAGACTAACAAAATGATTTTCCAGATGAGATGTTTTACGGTACATCTGAGCGAAATGGACCGTCCGTAAGAGCGAATTCGACGGTCCAGATCCGATGCAATACATAGACTTTAGGTGTATTATATCTGACCCCGAGGGTCATTTTCGGGAGAGGAAAAATTTCGAACTAGCAGCGGTTTCCCTCCCAAATTTTTCGAGGGCATTTTCGGTATCAATTTCAGCGGTATTTTAGGTCCGATTTTTATCCCATTCGCTAGGGTTTCGCCGCGGCAAGGTGTTGGCAAGATCCTCGACGGTGGGGATGGGCCGCCGCAAGATCGCCGACGGGGAGGGCATGGCGGGGAGTGTTTACCTCAGGCTCAGGCCCGTCTGGcggaggcagcggcggcggcggggggtcgTCGTCGGGGCGCCGGCCGCGAGGGAGGCCGGCGGGATCCAAGAACAAGCCCAAGCCGCCGGTCATCATCACGCGGGAGAGCCCCAACACGCTGCGCTCCCACGTGCTGGAGATTGCCAGTGGCGCCGACATCATGGAGGCCGTAGCCACCTTCGTGCAACGGCGGCAGCGCGGGGTCTCTGTGCTCTCCGGCAGCGGGGTCGTCGGCAACGTCACCCTGCGCCAGCCCGCGGCACCGCCCGACTCCGTCATCACGCTCCACAGCCACTTCGGGATCCTCTCCCTCTCCGGCGCCTTCCTCCCGTTGCCATGCCCGTCGGAAGCCACCGGTCTCGCCGTCTACCTCGccgatgggctgggccaggtagTGGGAGGCACGGTCATCGGGGAGCTCGTCGCGTCCGGGCCTGTCATGGTCGTCGCGACCACTTTCTCCAACGCCACCTACGAGTGCCTCCCGCTCGCCGATGAAGAGT includes:
- the LOC123450265 gene encoding AT-hook motif nuclear-localized protein 23-like, yielding MSGIGEPASRCVSAKPGQRLDESLMANPQWRLEDEPGFAAARCWQDPRRWGWAAARSPTGRAWRGVFTSGSGPSGGGSGGGGGSSSGRRPRGRPAGSKNKPKPPVIITRESPNTLRSHVLEIASGADIMEAVATFVQRRQRGVSVLSGSGVVGNVTLRQPAAPPDSVITLHSHFGILSLSGAFLPLPCPSEATGLAVYLADGLGQVVGGTVIGELVASGPVMVVATTFSNATYECLPLADEESGEAATTATGSDGTQLPDGLAPGGNGGMGATVGVPGLPDPSSMPFYNLPPNLMPNGDGQMPHDVFGSFRPPPPAF